A single Endozoicomonas sp. NE40 DNA region contains:
- a CDS encoding polysaccharide deacetylase family protein codes for MKQLLSCFLSFKTALCSLLLISTMANSADSAVFLQYHHVSEDTPRSTSVTPDRLKQHLDYLDDNGFTVKSIVDVVNSVRDGRPLPDKTVVITFDDAYKSIYENAFPLLKEKGYPFTVFVAIEPVDKGYHQFLSWDQLREMGKHGATIANHSITHSHMVVKHPDETRQQWVNRNRDEILKTEARIKEKTGQSVKLFAWPFGEANPELRQLLASMGYVGFGQQSGVVGPLSDFTLLPRYPMAADYAEMRGFRTKVNSLPLPVKKQLPDSAMVTDNNLKPSLTLELADGDFQKNQLKCYASNAGEIPVKWLDDEKTRFTTVTPNSLSVGRSRYNCTAPSMDGRRYYWYSHQWLRLNEDGTAID; via the coding sequence ATGAAACAGCTACTTTCCTGTTTCCTGTCGTTTAAAACCGCATTGTGTTCTCTGTTACTGATTTCCACGATGGCAAACAGTGCTGACAGTGCCGTTTTTTTACAGTATCACCACGTCAGTGAAGATACCCCAAGATCCACCAGCGTCACGCCAGATCGCCTGAAGCAACATCTGGATTATCTTGACGACAATGGTTTTACGGTAAAAAGCATTGTTGACGTTGTTAACTCTGTTCGTGACGGCAGACCATTGCCGGATAAAACGGTTGTCATTACTTTTGACGATGCCTATAAGAGTATCTATGAGAACGCTTTTCCACTGCTTAAAGAGAAAGGCTATCCCTTCACTGTTTTTGTAGCGATTGAGCCTGTCGACAAGGGCTACCATCAATTCCTGAGCTGGGATCAACTCCGGGAAATGGGAAAGCATGGTGCCACTATCGCCAACCACTCCATCACCCACTCTCACATGGTCGTTAAGCACCCCGACGAAACCCGTCAGCAGTGGGTAAACCGTAACCGTGACGAAATACTGAAAACCGAAGCCCGTATCAAAGAAAAAACAGGGCAAAGCGTCAAACTGTTTGCCTGGCCCTTTGGTGAAGCCAACCCTGAACTGAGGCAGTTGCTTGCCAGCATGGGCTATGTTGGTTTTGGTCAGCAGTCTGGTGTTGTCGGGCCGCTTTCCGACTTTACTCTGCTGCCCCGTTACCCAATGGCAGCGGACTATGCAGAAATGCGGGGGTTCAGAACCAAGGTCAACAGCCTGCCACTGCCTGTAAAAAAACAGCTGCCTGATTCAGCCATGGTGACAGACAACAACCTGAAGCCATCGCTGACCCTGGAGCTGGCAGACGGTGATTTTCAGAAAAATCAGCTGAAGTGTTACGCCTCCAACGCCGGGGAAATTCCCGTAAAATGGCTGGATGATGAGAAAACCCGCTTCACAACCGTTACCCCCAACAGCCTGTCGGTTGGCAGAAGCCGTTATAATTGCACCGCGCCCTCTATGGATGGCAGACGTTACTACTGGTACTCTCATCAGTGGTTGCGCCTGAATGAAGATGGCACTGCGATCGATTAA